A DNA window from Lujinxingia litoralis contains the following coding sequences:
- the ruvB gene encoding Holliday junction branch migration DNA helicase RuvB, with protein MARDPNIEMTPIEDDSNFDEFLRPRRFEEFVGQEAIKDNLRVMVQSAKMRNAPLDHILFSGPPGLGKTSMAQILAEEMGVNIHITSGPALEKKGDLAGILTSLEKGEILFIDECHRLSPVVEENLYPAMEDFYFDIVIGEGPHARNMKLSLPPFTLVGATTRSGLLTAPMRDRFGYVARLDYYGAEDLTSVLQRSARILNIGLSERGAFEIARRSRGTPRIANRLLHRVRDYAVVGKHATIDDELADYALERLEVDSAGFDYLDRLYLDALVVKFGGGPTGLDTLASSIGEAKHTIEEVIEPYLLQQGFIQRTPRGRVASASAFRHLGVPINSGNQSSIF; from the coding sequence ATGGCTCGCGATCCCAATATCGAGATGACCCCCATCGAAGACGACTCCAACTTCGACGAATTCCTGCGTCCCCGGCGCTTTGAGGAGTTCGTCGGGCAGGAGGCGATCAAGGATAACCTGCGGGTGATGGTCCAGTCGGCAAAGATGCGCAACGCTCCGCTCGACCACATCCTCTTCAGCGGACCGCCCGGGCTGGGAAAGACGTCCATGGCGCAGATTCTGGCCGAGGAAATGGGGGTCAATATCCACATTACCAGTGGGCCGGCGCTCGAAAAAAAAGGGGACCTGGCAGGCATCCTCACCTCCCTGGAGAAGGGGGAGATCCTCTTCATCGACGAGTGTCATCGCCTCTCACCGGTGGTCGAAGAGAACCTCTACCCGGCGATGGAGGACTTCTACTTCGACATCGTCATTGGCGAAGGTCCTCACGCGCGCAATATGAAGCTCTCGCTTCCGCCCTTTACACTGGTGGGGGCAACCACGCGCTCAGGGCTTCTTACAGCGCCGATGCGCGATCGCTTCGGCTATGTGGCGCGCCTGGATTACTACGGCGCCGAAGATCTGACCTCGGTATTGCAGCGCTCGGCGCGCATTTTGAACATCGGGCTATCGGAGCGCGGCGCCTTTGAGATCGCGCGGCGCAGCCGGGGCACGCCGCGCATTGCCAACCGGCTCTTGCACCGGGTGCGCGATTACGCCGTGGTCGGCAAGCACGCCACCATCGACGATGAACTCGCCGACTACGCCCTGGAGCGCCTGGAGGTCGACTCGGCCGGGTTCGACTACCTGGACCGACTTTACCTCGACGCCCTGGTGGTCAAGTTCGGCGGCGGCCCGACCGGCCTGGACACCCTGGCCAGCAGCATCGGCGAGGCCAAACACACCATCGAAGAAGTCATCGAGCCCTACCTTTTGCAGCAGGGGTTCATTCAGCGCACCCCGCGCGGGCGCGTGGCCTCGGCCAGCGCGTTTCGTCACCTGGGCGTCCCCATCAACAGCGGTAATCAGAGCTCGATCTTCTGA
- the folE gene encoding GTP cyclohydrolase I has product MNEKAVEHFRAFMKAVGLEDSQDPELARTAERFSALMEELFYGLTQEAPAISTFDAPGLERGVSVQRPVLTCALPFQSMCVHHLLPFFGTIDVAYIPAHSIVGFGSIGRVIDHFAARPQVQERLILDISDHLEKTLQPAGLLVRLRARQLCMEMRGARKQGELISVEARGILQRGDLRAEIMSQFQRAEKDL; this is encoded by the coding sequence ATGAACGAAAAAGCTGTCGAACACTTTCGAGCCTTTATGAAAGCCGTGGGTCTGGAAGATTCTCAAGACCCCGAGCTTGCGCGCACCGCAGAGCGTTTCTCAGCGCTGATGGAAGAGCTCTTCTACGGACTCACGCAAGAAGCCCCGGCCATCAGTACCTTTGACGCTCCCGGGTTGGAGCGAGGCGTTTCGGTCCAACGTCCCGTACTTACCTGTGCTCTGCCCTTTCAGAGCATGTGTGTGCATCACCTGCTCCCCTTCTTTGGCACGATCGACGTGGCGTATATCCCGGCGCATTCAATCGTCGGATTTGGGAGCATCGGGCGAGTGATCGACCATTTTGCCGCCCGCCCGCAGGTTCAGGAGCGACTGATCCTGGACATCAGCGACCACCTGGAGAAGACGCTTCAACCCGCCGGGCTTCTGGTACGTCTGCGGGCGCGCCAGCTCTGCATGGAGATGCGTGGCGCTCGCAAACAGGGCGAACTCATCTCGGTAGAGGCTCGCGGCATTCTCCAGCGCGGCGATCTGCGCGCCGAGATCATGAGTCAGTTCCAGCGCGCGGAAAAAGATCTATGA
- the murD gene encoding UDP-N-acetylmuramoyl-L-alanine--D-glutamate ligase gives MREQWLKQERFAVWGAGVSGVAAANLLARRGKEVVLSDIKTLDELEDVAERLHSAVRLVGGENYLGESQVIVASPGMKPAHPDFERARAQGCAIISEVELAYDASQARWIGITGTDGKTTTTSLVGQMLQQADVEHVVAGNIGLPLCAVVETLGPEAVVVAELSAFQLWSCHHLQPLAAAITNVAADHLDYFESFADYAQAKLRIFELQRGEGSAVVPMRDRLVRKSLREPQGQRIIGFSDRPEDVAPLDEAVWFDGDQGWAREEEGVDICWLESFDETELFGSHNQLNLACAAALARSVGVSWAHIVEAALSFEPLAHRMEFVGEGNEVSFVDDSKATNAHASLAGLQNLEAGFVVIAGGVDKGLDLRSWAKYVAREAGAVVLLGQISERMRTELEGAGAAKIRSAESMENAVEQAFKMARPGSTVVLSPACSSFDMFESYAHRGREFQAAVERLISSLP, from the coding sequence ATGCGTGAGCAGTGGTTGAAGCAGGAGCGTTTTGCGGTCTGGGGAGCCGGCGTCAGTGGGGTGGCAGCGGCCAACCTGCTCGCGCGTCGCGGTAAAGAAGTGGTGCTCAGCGACATCAAAACGCTGGACGAACTTGAAGACGTGGCCGAACGACTGCATAGCGCGGTACGCCTGGTCGGCGGCGAGAATTATCTGGGTGAGAGTCAGGTGATTGTGGCGTCTCCCGGGATGAAGCCTGCGCATCCGGACTTTGAGAGAGCGCGCGCGCAGGGTTGCGCGATCATCTCAGAGGTGGAGCTGGCCTATGATGCCAGCCAGGCGCGCTGGATCGGCATCACCGGCACCGATGGCAAGACCACGACGACCTCGCTGGTGGGGCAGATGCTCCAGCAGGCCGACGTGGAGCATGTGGTCGCCGGTAATATCGGCCTGCCCCTCTGCGCGGTGGTCGAGACGCTGGGGCCGGAGGCGGTGGTCGTGGCCGAACTCAGCGCCTTTCAACTCTGGAGCTGCCATCATCTGCAGCCGCTTGCAGCCGCGATTACGAACGTGGCCGCCGATCACCTGGATTACTTTGAGAGCTTTGCGGACTACGCCCAGGCCAAGTTGCGTATATTTGAGTTGCAGCGTGGGGAAGGCAGCGCCGTGGTGCCGATGCGCGATCGCTTGGTGCGCAAGTCGCTGCGAGAGCCTCAAGGGCAACGCATCATCGGTTTCTCGGACCGGCCGGAAGATGTGGCGCCGCTGGATGAGGCCGTGTGGTTCGACGGGGATCAGGGATGGGCGCGCGAAGAAGAGGGCGTGGACATCTGCTGGTTGGAGTCCTTTGATGAGACGGAACTCTTTGGCTCGCACAATCAGCTGAACCTGGCCTGTGCCGCCGCGCTCGCCAGAAGCGTGGGGGTGAGTTGGGCGCATATTGTGGAGGCTGCGCTTAGTTTTGAGCCGCTGGCCCATCGCATGGAGTTTGTGGGGGAAGGCAACGAGGTGAGCTTTGTGGATGACTCTAAGGCCACCAACGCTCATGCCTCACTGGCCGGGCTGCAGAACCTGGAGGCGGGCTTTGTGGTGATTGCCGGCGGCGTCGACAAGGGGTTGGACTTGCGGAGCTGGGCGAAGTACGTCGCGCGCGAGGCCGGCGCGGTGGTGCTCCTTGGCCAGATTTCCGAGCGCATGCGCACCGAGTTGGAAGGGGCCGGCGCAGCGAAGATTCGCAGTGCAGAATCGATGGAAAACGCCGTGGAGCAGGCCTTTAAAATGGCCAGGCCGGGGAGCACTGTTGTGCTCAGCCCGGCCTGTTCCAGCTTTGATATGTTCGAGAGCTATGCGCATCGCGGCCGGGAGTTTCAGGCGGCCGTCGAGCGTCTGATCAGCTCTCTGCCATGA
- a CDS encoding MazG nucleotide pyrophosphohydrolase domain-containing protein, which yields MKDRTNVSSTEGESALQRAQRSGEQAASWGFDWPDVAGPLAKVAEELAELRAELPPYTDAVDITRERVRAELGDLLLAVVNLARHLNLDAEETLAAAHARFEVRLAKVQALAAARGLCLEALSLDELERLWQEVKRTPGLDSVDSHDL from the coding sequence ATGAAAGACCGAACCAACGTCTCGTCTACCGAGGGGGAGAGCGCTTTGCAACGCGCGCAGCGCAGTGGGGAGCAAGCCGCTTCCTGGGGATTTGACTGGCCCGATGTTGCCGGTCCCCTGGCCAAGGTCGCCGAAGAACTCGCGGAGCTGCGCGCCGAGCTGCCGCCCTACACCGATGCCGTAGATATCACGCGGGAGCGGGTGCGTGCCGAACTCGGAGACCTGCTTCTCGCGGTGGTGAATCTGGCGCGCCACCTCAATCTGGATGCCGAAGAGACGCTGGCCGCGGCGCATGCCAGGTTTGAGGTGCGTCTCGCTAAGGTACAAGCGTTGGCGGCGGCGCGGGGGCTGTGTCTGGAGGCGCTAAGCCTGGATGAGCTTGAGAGGCTCTGGCAAGAGGTCAAGCGCACCCCAGGCCTTGATTCGGTCGATTCCCACGACCTATAG
- a CDS encoding biotin/lipoyl-binding carrier protein produces MAEEVRAHITGTVWKIEVEIGEEVEEDDDLVILESMKMEMPVPAPCDGIVKEIRIKEGDAVEEDQVLVIMAES; encoded by the coding sequence ATGGCTGAAGAAGTCCGCGCGCATATCACCGGCACCGTCTGGAAGATCGAAGTCGAGATCGGCGAAGAGGTCGAAGAAGACGATGATCTCGTCATCCTGGAATCCATGAAGATGGAAATGCCGGTGCCCGCCCCCTGTGACGGAATCGTCAAAGAGATCCGTATCAAAGAGGGCGATGCTGTTGAAGAAGATCAGGTGCTGGTGATCATGGCAGAGAGCTGA
- a CDS encoding carbohydrate-binding family 9-like protein, whose amino-acid sequence MASKPRCFRHSGPWLVSLALATGTLCTACQSSEPRVVLTQEQWSQVREHILEEAPTPKYPIGATYDDTIELIGLDIDGELKAGQEVTFTWYWRALQDVERDWKIFVHFDSQSQPLRQNLDHYPVGDLFRTPLWKEGQIIRDQQTVKLREDFPRGEALPYIGLFRDDVRAEVQGKSITDDRRAIGPRLNIDGVPVDTSTLPRYEVHKLRNEQSETLTLDGKLNEALWSELKALTIEGFNSRAAYESTVKLAYDDTYLYVGAYLQDEHVWATLSGRDASLWTEEVFEFFIAPGGPDAAYVELQFSPRNVVFDALFPHRPGTRSKSRNQDIAAAKPFTMQGLESAAHVEGSLNDEGQKDSFWSVEVRIPLKELPGVDGAPPSGTTWRANLYRFDRPSDDKTFAYGWSTRPRRDFHDVNLFGTLVFVDQSND is encoded by the coding sequence ATGGCTTCCAAACCACGTTGTTTTCGGCACTCCGGGCCCTGGCTCGTCTCGCTGGCGCTGGCCACCGGCACCCTGTGCACGGCCTGTCAGAGCAGTGAGCCCCGTGTGGTGCTCACCCAGGAGCAATGGAGCCAGGTGCGGGAACATATTCTGGAAGAAGCGCCCACGCCGAAGTACCCGATTGGCGCAACGTACGACGACACCATTGAGCTCATCGGACTCGATATTGATGGCGAGCTCAAGGCCGGCCAGGAGGTGACCTTCACCTGGTACTGGCGAGCGCTCCAGGATGTGGAGCGCGACTGGAAGATCTTTGTGCACTTCGACTCCCAGTCTCAGCCCTTGCGGCAGAACCTGGATCACTACCCGGTGGGAGACCTCTTCCGCACCCCTCTGTGGAAAGAGGGGCAGATCATCCGTGACCAACAGACGGTTAAACTGCGCGAAGACTTCCCACGCGGCGAAGCACTGCCTTATATCGGCTTGTTCCGCGACGATGTGCGTGCCGAGGTTCAGGGCAAAAGCATCACCGACGACCGGCGAGCTATCGGACCGCGCCTCAACATCGATGGCGTGCCCGTCGACACCTCCACCCTGCCCCGTTACGAAGTTCATAAACTCCGCAACGAGCAGAGCGAAACACTCACTCTCGACGGCAAGCTCAATGAAGCCCTGTGGAGCGAACTAAAAGCTCTGACCATCGAGGGTTTTAACTCCCGCGCCGCCTACGAAAGCACCGTCAAGCTCGCCTACGACGACACCTACCTCTACGTAGGCGCCTACCTCCAGGATGAGCATGTCTGGGCGACGCTCTCCGGTCGCGATGCCTCGTTATGGACCGAGGAGGTCTTCGAGTTTTTCATCGCGCCGGGGGGCCCCGATGCCGCCTACGTCGAGTTGCAGTTTAGTCCTCGTAACGTCGTCTTTGATGCGCTCTTCCCGCACCGCCCGGGCACCCGCAGCAAGAGCCGCAACCAGGATATCGCCGCCGCCAAACCCTTCACGATGCAGGGCCTGGAATCGGCCGCGCACGTCGAAGGGAGCCTCAATGACGAAGGTCAAAAAGACAGCTTCTGGTCCGTCGAAGTGCGCATCCCTCTTAAGGAGCTTCCCGGAGTCGACGGCGCGCCGCCCTCCGGGACGACCTGGCGGGCCAACCTCTACCGCTTTGACCGCCCCAGTGACGATAAGACCTTCGCCTACGGATGGAGCACTCGTCCCAGACGAGACTTCCATGATGTGAACCTCTTCGGCACTCTGGTATTTGTCGATCAGAGCAACGACTGA
- a CDS encoding acetyl-CoA carboxylase biotin carboxylase subunit, translating into MFNAVLIANRGEIAARIARTCKRMGIRTVAVYSEADEGAPHTQIADEAYLIGPAHVTKSYLNAERILEVAREAGVDAIHPGYGLLSENAEFVHAVEAAGITFIGPRAEVMELMGDKARAREFAQNAGVPVVPGSDGVVADEDAAIALAETIGYPVLVKASAGGGGIGMNLATNEKKLRKAIKASVRRAESAFGDPSFYLERYIENPRHIEIQVLADHHGNALHLFERECSVQRRHQKVIEEAPSPLVSRHPGLRERMADAALALVRASEYTNAGTVEFIADEAGNFYFIEMNTRLQVEHPVTEMIAGLDLVEWQLRIAAGEELTLAQSELSIDGHAIECRIYAENPEKMFMPAPGTITTWTPPQGEGVRLDSGVMANWAVTPYYDPLIAKLIVHAPDRPQAIARMKAALGEMNIGGLTTNLQMHLELMDDADYLAGDVHTGWLEKR; encoded by the coding sequence ATGTTTAACGCTGTCCTGATCGCCAACCGCGGTGAGATTGCCGCTCGCATCGCCCGCACCTGCAAACGCATGGGCATTCGCACGGTCGCCGTCTACAGCGAGGCCGACGAAGGCGCACCGCATACGCAAATCGCCGACGAGGCCTACCTTATCGGGCCGGCTCACGTGACAAAGAGCTACCTCAACGCCGAGCGCATTCTGGAGGTCGCCCGAGAGGCCGGCGTCGATGCGATTCACCCCGGCTACGGACTCTTGAGCGAAAACGCCGAGTTTGTGCACGCGGTCGAAGCCGCCGGCATCACCTTTATCGGCCCCCGCGCCGAAGTCATGGAACTGATGGGCGATAAGGCTCGCGCTCGCGAGTTCGCTCAGAACGCCGGGGTGCCGGTTGTTCCCGGCTCCGACGGCGTAGTCGCCGACGAAGACGCCGCTATTGCCCTGGCCGAGACCATCGGCTACCCCGTGCTCGTCAAAGCCTCCGCCGGTGGTGGCGGCATCGGCATGAACCTGGCGACCAACGAGAAGAAGTTGCGCAAGGCCATCAAGGCCTCGGTACGACGCGCGGAGTCGGCCTTTGGCGACCCGAGCTTCTACCTGGAGCGCTACATTGAGAACCCGCGCCATATCGAGATTCAGGTGCTCGCCGACCACCATGGCAACGCCCTGCACCTCTTTGAGCGCGAGTGCAGCGTGCAGCGTCGCCACCAGAAGGTCATCGAAGAGGCCCCTTCCCCGCTGGTCTCTCGCCATCCTGGCCTGCGCGAGCGCATGGCAGACGCCGCTCTGGCGCTGGTGCGCGCCAGCGAATACACCAACGCAGGCACCGTAGAGTTCATCGCCGACGAAGCCGGCAACTTCTACTTCATTGAGATGAACACTCGCCTGCAGGTCGAACACCCGGTCACCGAAATGATCGCCGGGCTCGACCTTGTGGAGTGGCAGCTTCGCATTGCGGCCGGCGAGGAACTCACGCTCGCGCAGAGCGAACTCAGCATTGATGGCCATGCCATTGAGTGCCGCATCTACGCCGAAAATCCCGAGAAGATGTTCATGCCGGCCCCGGGCACCATCACCACCTGGACGCCCCCCCAGGGCGAAGGCGTTCGTCTCGACAGCGGCGTGATGGCCAACTGGGCCGTCACCCCCTACTACGATCCGCTCATCGCCAAGCTCATCGTACATGCTCCCGATCGCCCACAGGCCATCGCCCGCATGAAAGCGGCCCTTGGCGAGATGAACATCGGCGGGCTGACCACCAACCTGCAGATGCACCTGGAGCTGATGGACGATGCCGACTACCTGGCCGGCGACGTGCACACCGGCTGGCTGGAGAAGCGCTGA
- the ruvC gene encoding crossover junction endodeoxyribonuclease RuvC: MIVIGIDPGSRFTGYGVIKKRGQELEHLASGRINASRAKTFIERLEIIYGGLTSVLGQFPVDQAAVESVFVARNAMSTIKLGQARGVALLALSHAKLELNEYAPTLIKQAVTGRGRASKDTVGQMVRVHLGLRGELAEDAADALAVAICHCQAFDFQRRLE, translated from the coding sequence GTGATTGTCATCGGAATTGACCCCGGCAGCCGCTTTACCGGCTACGGCGTGATAAAGAAACGCGGCCAGGAACTCGAGCATCTGGCCAGCGGCCGCATTAACGCCTCCCGCGCCAAAACCTTCATCGAACGTCTGGAGATCATCTACGGCGGACTCACCTCGGTGCTGGGCCAGTTCCCGGTCGACCAGGCCGCCGTTGAAAGCGTCTTCGTGGCGCGCAACGCCATGTCGACCATCAAACTCGGCCAGGCCCGCGGTGTAGCGCTGCTGGCGCTGAGTCACGCCAAACTCGAACTCAACGAGTACGCCCCCACGCTGATCAAGCAAGCGGTCACCGGGCGAGGCCGGGCCTCCAAGGATACGGTGGGCCAGATGGTCCGTGTTCACCTGGGGCTGCGCGGCGAACTCGCGGAAGACGCGGCCGACGCCCTGGCAGTGGCGATTTGTCATTGTCAGGCGTTCGACTTTCAGCGGCGACTCGAATAG
- the ruvA gene encoding Holliday junction branch migration protein RuvA — MIAHLTGHLLTSELDHVILDVRGVGYQVFMPVGHAGKLRPNEAAEVSLWVHTSVREDAIQLYGFASADDRRLFAKLISVSGIGPKIGLAVLSELEPAEVVLAVELDRIDTFTKVSGIGKKTAQRLILELKNALGDFSFERGATPAAAQHSTIDDLRSALQNLGYPPAMVDDTVDHVAREATGDEPVDVLLRMALKLLR; from the coding sequence ATGATCGCACATCTTACAGGCCACCTGCTCACTTCAGAGCTCGATCACGTCATTCTCGACGTGCGGGGCGTTGGCTACCAGGTATTTATGCCGGTAGGTCATGCCGGTAAACTTCGCCCCAATGAGGCTGCCGAAGTCTCACTCTGGGTGCATACCAGCGTGCGTGAAGACGCCATCCAGCTCTACGGCTTCGCCTCGGCCGATGACCGTCGCCTCTTCGCGAAGCTAATCTCGGTCAGCGGCATCGGCCCTAAAATCGGGCTGGCCGTGCTCTCGGAGTTGGAACCCGCCGAGGTGGTGCTGGCCGTGGAGCTCGACCGCATCGACACCTTCACCAAGGTTAGCGGCATCGGCAAAAAGACCGCCCAGCGCTTGATCCTGGAGCTGAAAAACGCCCTGGGTGACTTTAGCTTTGAGCGCGGTGCCACCCCCGCCGCCGCCCAGCATTCGACGATCGACGATCTGCGCTCCGCCTTGCAGAATCTGGGCTACCCCCCGGCGATGGTCGATGACACCGTCGATCATGTCGCCCGCGAGGCCACCGGCGACGAGCCGGTCGATGTGCTTCTGCGCATGGCCCTGAAACTTTTGCGCTAA
- the murC gene encoding UDP-N-acetylmuramate--L-alanine ligase, with product MTDGLGRVHMLGIGGIGVSAVARILHARGVQVTGSDVRESSITEALRSEGMDVVIGHDPKNVEGADLVVVSTAIPEENVELVAAREAGIPVEHRSSILAKLLRGYRTIGVTGTHGKGTVSSMIAWIMECAGLEPGFVIGGMLNNFGVNARDTGGEWMVVEVDESDGSHHNIECDYVACNFLELDHLNYYEGLDDIIGKMATFLESNTRLKEAFVNLDCAGNRQLVEQVALRPTGYSMEHQAEFRGELIDKGQLPIRFRGYHRDEVMGEWELNLPGRYNVVNAMGAVAVARRIGISPEVIGQALATYKGLENRFTIAHGGGVTIVKDYISHPTGIKKVLESARDLVDGRLVSVFKPYRYTLIKYLKDEYGEAFQGSDEVIITTMYAAEEDPIPGINTQTVVDRIEANGLNVTFIPKQPDINAYLLETLEPGDKVIFFGGDDFFRQADQILAELALRAGETEHDEEPQPRFDGPLNEGE from the coding sequence ATGACAGACGGGTTAGGGCGAGTGCATATGCTGGGGATTGGTGGCATCGGAGTCTCGGCGGTTGCGCGCATTTTACATGCGCGCGGCGTGCAGGTGACCGGCTCCGATGTTCGGGAAAGTTCCATCACCGAGGCCTTGCGCTCCGAAGGGATGGATGTGGTCATTGGCCACGATCCTAAAAACGTCGAAGGCGCCGACCTGGTGGTGGTTTCCACGGCCATTCCCGAGGAAAACGTGGAGCTGGTCGCTGCGCGTGAGGCGGGCATCCCCGTGGAGCACCGCTCCTCGATTCTGGCGAAGCTGCTCCGTGGCTACCGCACGATTGGGGTCACCGGCACCCATGGCAAAGGCACGGTATCGTCGATGATCGCCTGGATCATGGAGTGTGCCGGCCTGGAGCCGGGCTTTGTGATCGGTGGGATGCTGAACAACTTCGGGGTCAATGCTCGTGACACCGGTGGCGAGTGGATGGTGGTTGAAGTCGATGAGAGCGATGGCTCTCACCACAACATCGAGTGCGACTACGTCGCCTGTAACTTCCTGGAGCTCGACCACCTCAATTATTATGAGGGGCTCGACGATATCATCGGCAAGATGGCGACCTTCTTGGAATCGAATACTCGCCTCAAAGAGGCCTTTGTAAACCTGGACTGCGCGGGGAATCGGCAGCTGGTCGAGCAGGTGGCGTTGCGTCCTACGGGCTATTCGATGGAGCACCAGGCGGAGTTTCGCGGCGAGCTTATCGACAAGGGGCAGCTCCCAATTCGCTTTCGCGGCTATCACCGCGATGAAGTCATGGGGGAGTGGGAACTCAACCTTCCGGGGCGCTACAATGTGGTGAACGCGATGGGAGCCGTGGCCGTGGCGCGCCGCATTGGCATTTCGCCCGAGGTCATCGGTCAGGCGCTGGCGACCTATAAAGGGCTGGAGAATCGATTCACCATCGCTCACGGCGGCGGGGTGACCATCGTCAAAGACTACATCAGTCACCCCACGGGGATAAAAAAGGTGCTGGAGTCGGCCCGTGACCTGGTGGATGGGCGGCTGGTCAGTGTGTTTAAGCCCTATCGCTACACCCTGATCAAGTATCTCAAAGATGAGTATGGCGAGGCCTTTCAGGGCAGTGATGAGGTCATCATCACCACGATGTACGCCGCGGAAGAAGATCCTATCCCCGGGATTAACACCCAGACGGTGGTCGATCGCATTGAGGCCAACGGTCTGAATGTGACCTTCATCCCGAAACAACCCGATATCAACGCCTACCTGCTCGAGACGCTGGAGCCCGGCGACAAAGTGATCTTTTTCGGTGGGGATGACTTCTTCCGTCAGGCCGACCAGATTCTGGCCGAGCTGGCGCTGCGCGCCGGCGAGACGGAACACGACGAAGAGCCGCAGCCGCGCTTTGATGGCCCGCTCAACGAAGGGGAGTAA
- a CDS encoding low molecular weight phosphatase family protein, which produces MPTRRIICICTGNICRSPMAAALLRAKLGQQAVVISAGTLGLQGRPAAPFAQLAVEPFGASLDDHRSQGISVPLMRMADHVIVMSPRHSRHVLGLAPELQARLVELWNFDPERQTDGGIPDPVGQSREAFEHCCALIDRCLTTWLDTLPPI; this is translated from the coding sequence ATGCCCACCCGACGCATCATCTGCATTTGTACCGGTAATATCTGCCGATCCCCGATGGCCGCAGCCCTGCTACGCGCGAAGTTGGGGCAGCAGGCGGTGGTCATCTCCGCCGGCACGCTGGGCCTTCAGGGGCGTCCGGCAGCGCCCTTTGCACAACTGGCCGTGGAGCCTTTTGGCGCGTCGCTCGATGATCACCGCTCCCAGGGAATCTCGGTGCCGCTGATGCGCATGGCCGACCATGTGATCGTGATGTCTCCGCGCCATAGTCGTCACGTGCTCGGTCTGGCTCCGGAGCTCCAGGCACGCCTGGTCGAACTCTGGAACTTTGATCCCGAGCGCCAGACCGATGGGGGCATCCCCGATCCTGTGGGCCAAAGTCGCGAGGCCTTTGAGCATTGTTGCGCGCTCATCGATCGCTGCCTCACCACCTGGCTCGATACCCTCCCCCCCATCTGA
- a CDS encoding TIGR04563 family protein codes for MASDKRKQSLYFPEDYLDEIREESLRQDRSMSWVVQKAWEIARDTIKQFPAANDFLQGEEDEQD; via the coding sequence ATGGCCAGCGATAAGCGCAAACAGAGCCTCTATTTCCCCGAAGACTACCTCGACGAAATTCGCGAAGAGTCGCTGCGACAGGACCGCTCCATGTCCTGGGTCGTGCAGAAAGCCTGGGAAATCGCGCGCGACACCATTAAACAATTCCCCGCCGCCAATGACTTCCTGCAGGGCGAGGAAGACGAACAGGACTAA
- a CDS encoding NAD(P)/FAD-dependent oxidoreductase, whose protein sequence is MSEKARVLVVGAGAAGVSAALWLHDFGVPFDWVDASGRIGGLLHRVNNRIDNYPAARFAHGRELAAALRDQAGALHLAPRAATVAAFHAHDDGVSVTFEAGAPRLFDALFLATGTRYRTLGVPGEAECMGSVVSQSSMADAERVAGGKVAVVGGGDAALENALRLASFQCDVHVLMRSAPRARDAFIEEARRHPRIHFAPAPTEVRRIEPLASGCRLHLSGPTSETLQVAALFVRIGVEPVVPDAPGLPRDASGYIVTDLERRTHLKRVFALGDIRQTRLRSVATAVGDGALAARVIATDLAYL, encoded by the coding sequence ATGAGCGAGAAGGCCCGAGTGTTGGTCGTGGGCGCGGGAGCCGCCGGCGTAAGCGCTGCACTCTGGCTGCACGACTTTGGCGTGCCCTTCGACTGGGTGGATGCCAGCGGCCGCATCGGGGGGCTTTTACACCGGGTCAACAACCGTATCGACAACTACCCGGCGGCCCGCTTTGCGCACGGACGCGAACTGGCCGCCGCGCTCCGAGACCAGGCCGGCGCGCTTCATCTGGCGCCGCGGGCGGCGACCGTGGCGGCATTTCACGCCCACGACGATGGCGTCAGCGTGACCTTTGAAGCCGGCGCCCCCCGCCTCTTCGACGCGCTCTTTCTGGCCACCGGCACGCGCTACCGCACCCTCGGGGTGCCCGGCGAGGCCGAGTGCATGGGGAGCGTGGTAAGCCAGAGTTCCATGGCCGATGCCGAGCGGGTTGCCGGAGGAAAGGTCGCGGTGGTCGGGGGCGGAGACGCCGCGCTGGAAAACGCGCTTCGCCTGGCCAGCTTCCAGTGCGATGTGCACGTCTTGATGCGCAGTGCCCCCCGCGCACGCGACGCTTTTATCGAAGAAGCCCGTCGCCATCCCCGGATCCACTTCGCCCCGGCTCCCACAGAAGTTCGGCGTATCGAGCCCCTGGCAAGCGGCTGTCGCCTTCACCTGAGCGGCCCCACCTCGGAGACACTCCAGGTTGCCGCACTCTTTGTGCGCATTGGCGTTGAGCCGGTCGTTCCCGACGCCCCCGGACTTCCGCGTGATGCGAGCGGCTACATCGTCACCGACCTGGAGCGCCGCACCCACCTCAAGCGCGTCTTTGCCCTGGGCGACATACGCCAGACCCGGCTCCGCTCGGTGGCCACCGCCGTCGGAGACGGCGCGCTGGCAGCCCGCGTTATCGCCACCGACCTGGCCTACCTCTGA